TATCATCAGCACCTCGGGCATGTTGACAGGTGGGCCAGCGCCGCTGTATGCAACCAAACTGGCGCAAGACCCACGCAATGCGATTATCTTCACGGGCTATCAGGACGAAGAATCGCCTGGCGCGGCCATGCTTAAGGCGACCCAAGGCGGCACGATCACGCTGAATGGCCAACGGGTCACGCTGGGCTGTCCGGTCTATCGCTATGGCTTGTCGGGCCATGCCGATGTGGGCCAACTGGAACAGGTGATTCGCTTGGTGCAACCACAACAACTCGTACTCGTGCATGGCGATCACGATGCCTTGAGTCACCTCGCGGCCCGCTTCAAAAAGCTGGCGGTGGCGATTCCCGCTGCGGGCGATGTCGTGACCCTGACCCGCCGTGCGCCGACCGTGAGTCTGCACGCGGGGCAACGGGTTGAGCTGCCTGCGCCAACGCCCGTGGTCGTCGAGCCTGTGGCCGATCCCACGCCGCTGAAGCCTGCGCCCACGTTGGCCGATTTGTACGCGATTGCCACGGCGAATGGGATTCCAGCCCGCCCATGGACGGCGATTGAGCTTGGCGCGGCCTGGTATGGCACGGCCTATCAGCCCACCTTGCGGCCCATCGTCGAGGGGGTGTTAAGTGTCGCCCGCAGCCACTTCCGCACCAAACGGCTCGGCAGCCAAACCGTCTTTACCCCGCGTCCGGCCTTGGACACAGGCGAGCCAAACGTAGCCGCGCCGCCCAAACCGCAGCCCGATGATCGCTGGGATGTCGTGCCGATTGGCCAGATTGTGCTCGTGCTTGGCTCGGCAGCCCCACCCGACCGCGTGCAGCTGGGGGTGATTACGGGCGAACCCACGGGCAGCACCGTGCCACTGGTGGTCGAGGCGTGGAAAAGTCCCAGCCAAGTGCGCGATACGATTCACGGGGTCACGCCGATGAGCAAGCCAGAATGGGTGGGGCTTGAGCATGCCGAGATTCAAGCGCAGCTGAAAGCGCTGCGGGCGACGGTCGATGCCATCCCGATTGATGTGCTGAAACTCTGGCAAGCCCAAAACGGCCAGCCTGCGCGACTCGAAACGCTGATGGCTGCCGCCGAGACTTTAGAGGAACAGGTGGCCACGGGGATTACGCTGATGCGGCGCGGCTTATTGGTGTGGAAACGCGACGGCTCGCGCTGGATTCCCAAGCCGTTTGATTCGCTGAATGACCAAGCGCTGATTACGCGCCATTTAGAGCTGATCACGCAGGTTGGGGCAACAGTCACGCATACCAAAGATGGCCGCACGGGCACGCTCACGGGGCGGGGTGGCTGGCTCCAAGTCGAGGTGCGTTGGGATTCGGGTGCGGTGGAGCTGGTCAAAGATGGGCTGGTGCGGGTAGGGGAGTAAGCACTCCTTGCAGCTGGGGGCGGTATGCCACGAAGGAGGATCAGATGGCCTTGGATTTCTATCTCCAAGCGGATACCTTATTAGAAGCAGATGAGGCGCGGTATCGTGCGTATTTCATGCTGGAGCCACCACCATTGCTTGCTCAGATGGATGTTCGTGCCTATACGCTCTTGACACCGTGGGTGCAGCGGTGTGAGGCCGAACAGCTGGGAGTCCGGTCGTTTTTTGACGATACGCTGCTCCCAAGTACCGCGATCCCCCGAGCACGCCTGCTGCTTGAACAGACCTATCGTTCCATGACGGGTCGCACGCTGGTGGGATCAGACCCGACTCGTTCGCACAATCCCTTCCGCCAGATGGATGCGATTCTCGGTCACGCACGGGTCGGCTATGGAATCTTGGCATTGTGTGATTAACCGCCCATGGCGTGCCGCTTGGTCAGCGTGGATTGGGCTTCGCTCAGTTGCGTCACCCAATCCATCCGGCGTATGATATCGCATCGGTGGGAGACTGGTGCGGGTGGGGGTTGATGAAGGGTCATAAAGCGTCTCGCTGAGCGGCCTGAGCGAAATATGTGGAGTTGGTCAAGGATGGGCTGGTGCGGGTAGGGGAGTAAGGAGGTATGCATGGAACCGGACTATCACGTTCCCGCCAATCTGTGCTGTTCACACACATTGTGCTGTTCACACACATCGTGACTCCGTTCATCTTCATCGTAGCCAGTGTTTGCGGGTACGGGCTGGCTGGTGGTTGCGCAAACGGAATCGTTCCTGCCGACATTGGTCGCATAGCTGGTTTACCAGCTGCTCAAAGGGCATCATGCCGCCCAAGAGCCGCTTGGGTTTGAGCCGTTTGACCGCCCGTGAGCGCTGGGTGGCCACCGCAAACTGGCGATTCGACCAATCGGGGTGGGTATGCAGCAACTGATAGCGCGTCATGCGATCGGCAAACCAACGAGTCGTCATCGTAGCCCCTGCCATAACCCAAGACCAAGAGCCTTGATCATAGCAGGGGCTACGATGAGGATGAACAGGGTCACGATGTGCGTGAACAGCACAATGTGTGTGAACAGCACACCAATCGGTCGCCGTCGCCCTATCGCTGGCGTATGATCATCCGCATGGTGATTGCCCTTGTTGGTGGGTGTGTGCCGATGGTTATGCTATTTCAGATACAACTCCGTTTTTATATTAACGACATCGCCATGGAAGCTATTATTTCGTATTATTATGATCGTCCCATACTTTGGGCCGTGTTCCCGCTGTCATTCGCACTCCTCTGTCTGCTGCTTGGCATCGGGCGTGATGGCTGGATGCTGGTCAAACGGCGGGGAACGCCAACCCTGCTCCCATGGCCCTATCGGTTTGCCCTGCTCTTTGCGGCAATCGCCGTTGTCCTATATGTGCGCACGATTCGGATTCCCTAGCGACCCGTATGCCGATCGACCAGCCACGCAATGGAGGCGTATGTATGAGCTACCGCGTCCCAGCCAATCAATCCCCGCTTTCGCGGAGACGGCTCCGGCTCTTTAATAGTTTCTGCTTTCTCTCGTTCATCATCGTTGGGATCGTCGGCTATTACTTTGTGTTAATCGATCTGTTCAGCCATCCGATGCACGACTGGATGACCATCGTGTCCAGGGAAATAATGGATGATCCGAATGCGTATGGAACAAAATCCTTGATTCCGCTGATTCCCTTTCTTCCATGCTCATGGATCTGCATCTATCACGAGTATCGGTATATTGAGTATTCCAAACGCGCTCCGTCTGGTGTGTGGTATGGGATCTGCGGACTGCTGCTCCTATGCTCGTTGTTAATCTTCGTGCGCGGTTTTTTTGTTGCTGGGTAAGTAGCGGAATGGTTGATGGGGTGATGATTGTCCACTATCA
This genomic interval from Herpetosiphon gulosus contains the following:
- a CDS encoding MBL fold metallo-hydrolase codes for the protein MISFHPFGGAQEVGASCGILKLGMRHILVDAGMRPAARPGQSRTPDLEALKAFPLDAILITHAHIDHTGCLPLVASLFPTVPIYATESTIALMRILLLDSARIMEQEHLTHELETPLYDQTMVTETLARIIPVAFHQELRPVAANQEISVTYLPAGHILGAGMLHITSPWGSVLHTGDISVGHHRTITGVDLNTLPQVDMMICEGTYGNRSHKSRKDQEQNVVATIQQVIGHGGRVLIPAFAVGRAQELILILKAFRTSGVVSPVTIYVDGMCKAVCEAYQQQSHDLHPALQKFLSNSQRPLFVDPTFGVLAVHQGMRPRVIQSDEPAIIISTSGMLTGGPAPLYATKLAQDPRNAIIFTGYQDEESPGAAMLKATQGGTITLNGQRVTLGCPVYRYGLSGHADVGQLEQVIRLVQPQQLVLVHGDHDALSHLAARFKKLAVAIPAAGDVVTLTRRAPTVSLHAGQRVELPAPTPVVVEPVADPTPLKPAPTLADLYAIATANGIPARPWTAIELGAAWYGTAYQPTLRPIVEGVLSVARSHFRTKRLGSQTVFTPRPALDTGEPNVAAPPKPQPDDRWDVVPIGQIVLVLGSAAPPDRVQLGVITGEPTGSTVPLVVEAWKSPSQVRDTIHGVTPMSKPEWVGLEHAEIQAQLKALRATVDAIPIDVLKLWQAQNGQPARLETLMAAAETLEEQVATGITLMRRGLLVWKRDGSRWIPKPFDSLNDQALITRHLELITQVGATVTHTKDGRTGTLTGRGGWLQVEVRWDSGAVELVKDGLVRVGE